One Paenibacillus sp. FSL H7-0737 DNA segment encodes these proteins:
- the uvsE gene encoding UV DNA damage repair endonuclease UvsE: protein MIVRFGYVAMSTVIKDCSPSKTMTMASFKKLDDREAALRRLENLARMNLHNTLRLMKHNVGSDIFVYRLTSKLIPLATHPDLQDWNPFAALAEEFAEVGQYVKKHGMRVSFHPDHFTVLSTPRPEVLVSSIRDLQHHTDMLNAMGLPAMAKNNIHIGGAYGDKPVAAKRFEKQFRELPAALQARITLENDDKTFTAPETLAVCQNVGLPMVLDIHHQWVNNEGELPWELWPDIQQTWRSELAQKDVPSGELFPPKIHVSSPRSPSDPRSHADGVEPAPLVAFLKRIAADTPAVDVMIEAKLKDGALFGLMEAMKELADAGNGISVLNGASVNIEP from the coding sequence ATGATTGTCCGATTTGGATATGTAGCGATGTCCACCGTTATCAAAGACTGCTCACCATCCAAGACTATGACGATGGCCTCCTTCAAGAAGCTGGATGACCGTGAAGCGGCACTTCGGCGTTTGGAGAACCTCGCTCGGATGAATCTGCACAATACGCTGCGACTAATGAAGCATAATGTGGGTTCGGACATCTTCGTGTACCGTCTCACTTCCAAGTTGATTCCTTTGGCGACGCATCCTGATTTACAGGATTGGAATCCGTTTGCTGCGCTCGCTGAGGAATTCGCGGAAGTGGGGCAATATGTGAAAAAGCATGGGATGCGGGTGTCTTTTCATCCAGATCACTTTACAGTGCTTAGTACACCCCGTCCTGAGGTGCTAGTAAGTTCCATCCGGGATTTGCAGCACCACACGGACATGCTGAATGCCATGGGACTTCCTGCCATGGCGAAGAACAATATTCATATTGGCGGAGCCTATGGGGACAAGCCGGTGGCAGCCAAGCGGTTTGAGAAGCAGTTCCGCGAGCTACCAGCAGCGCTGCAGGCACGTATTACGCTGGAGAATGATGATAAGACCTTCACAGCCCCGGAGACACTGGCAGTCTGCCAGAACGTAGGCCTGCCGATGGTGCTGGATATTCACCATCAATGGGTGAATAATGAAGGAGAGCTCCCTTGGGAGCTGTGGCCTGATATTCAGCAGACATGGCGGAGCGAGCTTGCACAGAAGGATGTTCCATCTGGAGAGCTTTTCCCGCCTAAGATTCATGTATCTAGTCCGCGCAGTCCGTCTGATCCACGCAGCCATGCAGATGGTGTGGAGCCAGCGCCATTAGTAGCTTTTTTAAAGCGGATAGCTGCAGATACCCCTGCAGTCGATGTTATGATTGAGGCAAAACTAAAAGATGGTGCGTTATTTGGATTGATGGAAGCGATGAAGGAGCTGGCTGATGCCGGTAACGGAATTTCTGTATTAAATGGGGCAAGTGTGAATATCGAACCTTAA
- a CDS encoding inositol monophosphatase family protein, which produces MSPLKPEGKKEREPYVVTSKGHTAVAINAAAKAGEWIKSRQGLVKELNTKTSAQDLVTEVDKGVEQMIRRLILTHYPDHAILGEEGVSPGAAAATAALEEAREHEYLWIVDPVDGTTNFVHGFPFYCVSIALVIRGELTVGVIYDPIRDEMFVAEKGKGAYMHGVPTAVSTEDVFGDSLIAMGFPPDREFAQPVNMAGLQSILPQIRGIRAGGSAALHLAYVAAGRVDGYWEVGLSPWDCAAGVLLVLESGGRITDTLGRPYDIGTRHIVASNGHIHEYLVSSLKNAEATGYKL; this is translated from the coding sequence ATGAGTCCTTTAAAACCAGAGGGTAAGAAAGAACGTGAACCCTATGTAGTAACAAGCAAGGGACATACGGCGGTAGCCATTAATGCTGCTGCCAAAGCAGGAGAATGGATAAAAAGCAGACAGGGCCTGGTGAAGGAACTTAATACAAAGACATCGGCACAGGATCTGGTCACGGAAGTAGATAAAGGCGTTGAACAGATGATTCGCAGGTTGATCCTGACACATTATCCAGATCATGCGATCCTCGGTGAGGAAGGCGTTTCCCCGGGAGCAGCAGCAGCAACCGCTGCATTGGAAGAAGCTCGTGAGCATGAATATCTGTGGATTGTAGATCCTGTAGATGGTACGACTAATTTTGTACACGGATTTCCTTTTTACTGTGTCTCCATTGCTTTAGTGATTCGTGGAGAATTAACAGTGGGGGTAATTTACGATCCGATTCGTGATGAAATGTTCGTTGCTGAAAAAGGTAAGGGAGCCTACATGCATGGTGTTCCTACCGCAGTCTCTACGGAGGACGTTTTTGGAGACAGCTTGATTGCAATGGGCTTTCCGCCGGACCGTGAATTTGCGCAACCTGTAAATATGGCAGGACTGCAGAGCATTCTTCCGCAGATTCGTGGTATTCGCGCAGGAGGTTCAGCTGCTCTACACTTGGCTTATGTGGCAGCAGGTCGGGTAGATGGATACTGGGAAGTAGGCTTAAGCCCTTGGGATTGCGCAGCAGGAGTACTGCTAGTGCTTGAATCAGGGGGCAGAATTACGGATACGCTTGGGCGTCCATACGATATTGGCACTCGTCATATAGTAGCAAGTAATGGTCATATTCACGAATATTTGGTTTCGTCACTGAAGAATGCTGAAGCAACAGGATATAAGCTTTAG
- a CDS encoding stalk domain-containing protein — translation MLSKWRRILAASTSSMLLLSVLIGVGAGSANAADTSITQDASQDVFRIVALGDSITAGYEPGMTDVNTKPYGYAERLLEQGWYHGRSELTNYGILGLTTAGLRNYTGAIKDGSAITAEGIQSGLPDPRIDQFVKLTPQIASELKEADLITITIGGNDVSRLFLQVKELTDTDFESQLEQKLADYNTNVKASLENIRAINPQATIILADQYQPAPKIALGAMYTKLMTAAAKFTDSADRVAASMNQEGAKVVVAHVAAKFAGSEGSLTHIIGAGQADFHPTQLGYETIAKVFAELQWGEYRIPTVAAMATDTVPMSIVVKGVELNTPNKPILKNGQNFLALKDILNAVGANGKWDNKTSSATIEYGGRTVVITIGSKFIKVNGQNVAIDTPAFLQKVGKEDKTYLPLAALATGLGFDVNYSSKLRTAFINP, via the coding sequence ATGCTAAGCAAGTGGAGAAGAATTTTAGCAGCTAGCACAAGCAGTATGCTTTTGTTATCTGTGCTGATTGGCGTAGGTGCCGGATCGGCAAATGCAGCTGACACGTCTATAACACAAGATGCAAGTCAGGATGTCTTTCGCATCGTAGCTCTTGGCGATTCGATTACTGCCGGATACGAGCCGGGAATGACGGATGTGAATACCAAGCCTTACGGTTATGCGGAGCGACTACTGGAGCAGGGGTGGTATCATGGCCGGAGCGAGCTTACCAATTATGGTATTCTTGGATTGACCACTGCTGGATTACGTAATTACACTGGAGCCATCAAGGACGGCTCAGCGATTACCGCTGAAGGTATTCAGTCAGGTCTTCCAGATCCGCGGATTGACCAATTCGTAAAGTTAACCCCGCAGATCGCATCAGAGCTGAAGGAAGCCGATCTGATTACGATTACAATTGGCGGGAATGATGTAAGCCGTCTTTTCTTACAGGTGAAGGAGCTGACAGATACAGATTTTGAATCTCAGCTGGAGCAGAAGCTAGCGGATTACAATACGAATGTGAAGGCGAGTCTTGAGAATATTCGTGCGATAAATCCTCAAGCAACAATTATATTGGCTGACCAATACCAGCCTGCTCCTAAGATCGCTCTTGGTGCGATGTACACTAAATTGATGACCGCAGCAGCGAAATTTACGGATTCGGCAGATCGTGTGGCTGCAAGTATGAATCAAGAGGGAGCAAAGGTAGTAGTAGCTCATGTAGCGGCAAAGTTTGCCGGCTCAGAGGGATCACTCACGCATATTATCGGGGCAGGACAAGCGGATTTTCACCCTACGCAGCTTGGATACGAGACCATTGCAAAAGTATTTGCTGAATTACAATGGGGGGAATACCGCATTCCCACTGTAGCGGCGATGGCTACGGATACTGTACCGATGTCGATTGTTGTAAAGGGTGTAGAGTTAAATACGCCGAATAAGCCCATCCTTAAGAATGGTCAGAACTTCTTGGCGCTTAAAGATATTCTAAATGCCGTAGGCGCTAACGGAAAGTGGGATAATAAGACCTCCAGTGCGACTATTGAATACGGTGGACGGACTGTTGTAATCACGATCGGTAGCAAATTTATTAAGGTGAATGGACAGAATGTAGCCATTGATACCCCTGCTTTTCTGCAAAAGGTAGGCAAAGAAGATAAAACTTATCTTCCCCTTGCCGCATTGGCTACCGGACTTGGATTTGATGTTAATTATAGTAGCAAACTGCGAACGGCTTTCATAAATCCATAA
- the def gene encoding peptide deformylase: MDDIVREGHPVLRTVAQPVELPLQEEDRETLQCMLQFLKNSQDPEISEEYNLRSGVGLSANQIGLLKRMFVMYSTDERGRIVEHAWVNPKIISHSLTMVYLPESEGCLSVDRPVHGFVPRYESVKVKGYDLEGKEVVLKFKGYQAIIIQHEIDHLDGIMFYDRINKENPFKLPQGVEIRNLYE; encoded by the coding sequence ATGGATGATATTGTACGGGAAGGTCATCCCGTACTTCGTACCGTAGCTCAACCAGTGGAGCTTCCTCTACAGGAGGAGGATCGTGAGACTCTGCAATGTATGCTTCAGTTTCTGAAGAACAGCCAGGACCCGGAGATTTCCGAAGAATACAATTTACGCTCTGGCGTAGGTCTGTCGGCGAATCAAATCGGACTGTTGAAGCGTATGTTCGTGATGTATTCTACGGACGAGAGAGGGAGGATTGTAGAGCATGCTTGGGTTAACCCTAAGATCATCAGTCACTCACTAACCATGGTGTACTTACCGGAGAGCGAGGGGTGTCTGTCCGTTGATCGGCCGGTGCATGGTTTTGTACCTCGTTATGAATCTGTGAAGGTAAAGGGATATGATCTTGAGGGGAAGGAAGTGGTCCTTAAATTTAAGGGCTACCAAGCCATCATTATCCAGCATGAGATTGATCATCTCGATGGGATCATGTTCTACGACCGAATCAACAAGGAAAATCCATTCAAGCTTCCTCAGGGAGTGGAAATCCGTAACTTGTACGAGTAA
- a CDS encoding glutamate-1-semialdehyde 2,1-aminomutase has product MNRSTSEQLYHEALQHIVGGVNSPSRSFKAVGGGAPVFMKRASGSHFWDVDGNEYIDYLQAYGPIITGHAHPHITKAITTAAENGVLYGTPTELEIKLAKMLKEAIPSMDKVRFVNSGTEAVMTTIRVARAYTKRSKIVKFAGCYHGHSDLVLVAAGSGPSTLGIPDSAGVPSSIAQEVITVPFNDLESLQEALEKWGEDVAAVMVEPIVGNFGMVMPKPGFLEGLCKLTHANGSLVIYDEVITAFRFHYGSTQTYAGLDNHEDITPDLTALGKIIGGGLPIGAYGGRKHVMEQVAPLGPAYQAGTMAGNPASISAGIACLEVLSAEGVYDEMERLAIRLVGGLQESADRHGIPLTINRIRGSFSTHFCKHPVTNYDEAQDTDGELFGSFFRHMLNRGINLAPSKYEAWFLTTAHTDADIDATLIAAEESFRAMAAEK; this is encoded by the coding sequence ATGAATCGTTCCACATCTGAGCAACTTTATCACGAAGCCCTTCAACATATCGTTGGAGGTGTAAATAGCCCTTCCCGCTCTTTTAAAGCCGTTGGAGGCGGAGCACCTGTATTTATGAAACGTGCCAGCGGATCTCACTTCTGGGATGTAGATGGCAATGAATATATCGACTATCTCCAAGCCTATGGACCGATCATTACCGGCCATGCTCACCCACATATAACGAAGGCAATTACCACTGCAGCTGAGAATGGTGTTCTTTACGGAACCCCAACAGAGCTCGAAATTAAGCTTGCTAAAATGCTTAAAGAAGCTATTCCGTCTATGGATAAAGTCCGGTTTGTCAATTCCGGCACAGAAGCGGTTATGACTACCATTCGTGTCGCTCGTGCTTATACAAAGCGCAGCAAAATCGTAAAATTCGCTGGCTGTTATCACGGCCACTCTGATCTAGTGCTCGTAGCAGCAGGATCCGGGCCTTCTACGCTTGGCATTCCAGATAGTGCCGGCGTTCCTAGCAGTATTGCACAGGAAGTAATCACTGTTCCTTTTAATGATCTGGAAAGTCTGCAAGAGGCACTAGAAAAATGGGGCGAAGATGTCGCCGCTGTAATGGTTGAACCGATCGTCGGTAATTTCGGTATGGTGATGCCGAAGCCCGGATTCCTCGAAGGGCTCTGCAAGCTGACTCATGCTAACGGCTCACTCGTTATTTATGACGAAGTCATTACGGCCTTCCGCTTCCACTATGGTTCCACACAGACATATGCAGGACTGGATAACCATGAAGACATTACTCCTGACCTTACAGCACTCGGCAAAATCATCGGTGGCGGTCTACCGATCGGCGCGTACGGCGGACGTAAGCATGTGATGGAACAAGTAGCCCCACTAGGACCGGCATACCAAGCGGGAACAATGGCGGGAAATCCTGCTTCCATTTCCGCAGGGATCGCCTGTCTGGAAGTGCTGAGCGCAGAAGGCGTATACGATGAGATGGAACGGCTTGCGATCCGCCTTGTCGGCGGTCTTCAGGAATCTGCTGACCGTCATGGCATTCCACTGACGATCAACCGCATCCGTGGTTCATTCTCTACTCATTTCTGTAAGCATCCAGTTACGAATTACGATGAGGCACAGGATACAGATGGCGAATTGTTCGGTAGCTTCTTCCGGCACATGTTGAACCGAGGGATTAACCTCGCCCCTTCGAAATATGAAGCTTGGTTCCTAACGACAGCACATACCGATGCAGATATCGACGCTACGCTGATTGCAGCAGAAGAATCATTCCGCGCTATGGCGGCTGAGAAATAA
- a CDS encoding LCP family protein, with amino-acid sequence MPPRKKRHAKTGKSKKKPLLWTLAIILLLIIGGAIYYFTSIYTELGSMSNTENSPFKNAETVDVDTPEPPKWEGTEPVNILLMGVDARGVKKGEIPRSDTMLVASLDPVKKKISVFSILRDTYVPIPDHGEKRINSAIIYGPNTAMQTVSDLLGIPIQYYVYTDFQGFIKLVDAVGGVDYEVEKDMVYKTIADGPEYDIDLKKGYQHLDGNKALQYVRFRHDATSDFTRTERQRAFLKVVADKLIKTTSIIKLPNILSQVTPYIETNLTVNDMWKLATVGYDSTMGGSEQIPPMDLLKEETTSDGSQVIGIRSEKKLKEFVQDTLNGPEPTPTPSTSPETTSNSNTSGTQ; translated from the coding sequence ATGCCACCTAGAAAGAAAAGGCACGCAAAGACTGGTAAGTCAAAAAAGAAACCGCTGCTTTGGACACTGGCCATTATACTCCTCCTTATTATCGGTGGAGCCATTTACTACTTTACATCCATCTACACTGAGCTTGGCAGCATGTCGAACACCGAGAATTCACCATTTAAGAATGCTGAAACTGTTGATGTCGACACGCCAGAACCTCCAAAATGGGAAGGTACAGAGCCTGTTAATATACTGCTAATGGGCGTAGATGCCCGCGGTGTCAAGAAGGGAGAAATTCCTCGTTCTGATACAATGCTCGTAGCCTCACTTGATCCCGTGAAGAAGAAAATCAGCGTATTCTCAATTCTTAGAGACACTTACGTTCCGATTCCAGATCACGGCGAAAAACGTATTAATTCAGCTATCATTTATGGACCTAACACGGCGATGCAGACTGTAAGCGATCTGCTCGGCATCCCGATTCAATATTATGTCTACACGGACTTCCAAGGATTCATCAAGCTAGTAGATGCCGTTGGTGGTGTAGATTATGAAGTCGAGAAAGATATGGTGTACAAGACCATTGCAGATGGTCCCGAGTATGACATTGATCTTAAAAAAGGATATCAGCATCTCGACGGTAATAAAGCTCTGCAATATGTACGTTTTCGACATGACGCTACCTCCGACTTCACTCGGACCGAGCGCCAGCGTGCTTTTCTCAAGGTTGTGGCTGACAAGCTGATCAAGACCACATCCATAATCAAGCTACCGAATATCCTGTCTCAAGTTACGCCTTATATCGAAACTAATCTGACAGTAAATGATATGTGGAAGCTTGCAACCGTTGGGTACGATAGTACCATGGGCGGTAGTGAGCAAATTCCGCCAATGGATCTGCTCAAAGAGGAAACTACAAGTGACGGATCGCAGGTTATAGGCATTCGCAGTGAGAAAAAATTAAAGGAATTTGTTCAGGATACCTTAAATGGCCCTGAGCCAACGCCTACACCTTCAACTTCACCAGAGACTACTTCAAATAGTAATACTAGCGGAACCCAATAA
- the bcp gene encoding thioredoxin-dependent thiol peroxidase, whose translation MNVVAIGQKVPNFTLPSSNGQEVSLSDYLGRKVILYFYPKNMTPACTQEACEFRDAHDQITTLGAVVLGISPDPLASHMRFTEKNSLPFPLLSDEDHKVSEMFGVWQLKKLYGREFMGIVRSTFLIDEQGILVEEWRKVRVKGHVASAIAGISKS comes from the coding sequence TTGAACGTAGTAGCTATTGGACAAAAAGTACCGAATTTCACTCTTCCGTCTTCCAACGGGCAAGAGGTTAGTTTAAGTGATTACCTGGGCCGAAAGGTCATTTTATATTTTTATCCTAAAAATATGACACCAGCCTGTACGCAGGAGGCCTGCGAATTCCGGGACGCCCATGATCAGATTACTACGCTTGGTGCGGTTGTTCTAGGCATCAGTCCAGATCCTTTGGCTTCGCATATGAGATTTACGGAGAAGAACAGTCTACCCTTTCCACTGTTGTCTGATGAGGATCATAAGGTCAGTGAAATGTTCGGTGTATGGCAGCTTAAGAAGCTCTATGGTAGAGAATTCATGGGCATTGTACGTTCTACTTTTCTGATCGATGAGCAGGGGATCTTAGTGGAAGAATGGCGGAAAGTACGAGTGAAGGGTCATGTAGCATCTGCCATAGCAGGGATTTCCAAATCATAA
- a CDS encoding 2-hydroxyacyl-CoA dehydratase — protein sequence MLRIGLDIGSTTAKVVVIECNTIVYQDYVRHYSDIKKAALSLLSDVQSRFPERGAALTVSGSSGLSLSKLGGVPFVQEVIACTKAIGELIPECDTAIELGGEDAKIIYLRGGIEQRMNTACAGGTGAFIDQMASLLQTDPAGLNALAEKHERIYPIASRCGVFAKSDVQPLLNEGARREDVAASIFQSIVNQTISGLACGRPIRGRVAFLGGPLTFLPALRQRFAETLELAESDILFPERSQYFVAIGSALSEADPTILPLSGWIARIAAVDFTADRAADAELPPLFENPEELAAFRQRHGKASAARSDLAVYRGPCYLGIDAGSTTTKLVLTGSADEILHTFYGSNKGNPLYSVSEALKEMYRVLPEGCYIAGSYVTGYGEGLIKAALWTDGGEVETVAHYKAASKFMPEVDFILDIGGQDMKCIKIRGGAIDSLMLNEACSAGCGSFLESFASALGLGIEEFAKSALEAVKPVNLGSRCTVFMNSKVKQVQKEGASLADLSAGLAYSVIKNALQKVIKIRNPEDLGRNIIVQGGTFYNEAVLRAYERLTGRTVVRPDIAGVMGAYGCALIAREQAGADGKSTLLGPEEIANFKYEVSSGRCGRCGNNCALTISRFPDKSFYVTGNRCERGAGGRKEKNVLPNLMQYKYERFFDYEALPEAGAARGTVGIPRTMNMFENYPFWHTFFTKLGYRVILSPKSSKKLYESGMDTIPSESICYPAKMAHGHVQSLIGKGVDFIFYPAVVYEKKEDEAADNHFNCPVVASYPEVIRNNMDGLKDNGITLVSPFLTFDDRSALTKGLVKTFTGIPREEIANAVQAGLAEADRAKSDVRTKGEETLAYLASTGNKGILLCGHPYHADPEINHGIADMITGMGLAVLTEDSVCHLDRSEGDVAVVNQWTYHARMYRAARLAAVRTDLELVQLTSFGCGIDAITCDAVQDIMERHNKVYTLIKIDEISNLGAARIRLRSLLAAMREREKGKVLPQKPPKIQANVAFTKEMKETYTILAPQMSPIHFELFEQVFRDAGYRLKILETTGPEETEEGLRYVNNDACYPAIVTIGQILSALKSGDYDPNRTAVIMSQTGGGCRATNYISLLRKALKDSDLEQIPVISLNASGMENQPGFRISLKLANRLIAAACYGDLMMRLLNHFRPYEVVPESAERLFRKGMERCKVSLVNFSFREYKRLIREIVADFCKLPVTGATKPRVGIVGEILIKFHPDANNRIIEMIEAEGGEAVMPDFLDFIFYCVYNPIYKAEQFGKSKRLGYINPMLISYLEIYRKPIKIALEDAGLAKGRENIYGLAEKASRLVSVGNQMGEGWFLTAEMMDLLDNGVNNIACIQPFACLPNHITGRGMIKGLKELYPGANIVAIDYDAGVSVVNQANRIKLMMSIASSHEGNAVSDLEPSLKPLQQPLLEGSYSLT from the coding sequence ATGCTGCGTATTGGCCTTGATATCGGATCAACTACTGCGAAAGTGGTTGTTATAGAGTGTAACACTATTGTTTATCAGGACTATGTAAGACATTATAGCGATATAAAAAAAGCAGCCCTCTCTCTTCTATCTGATGTACAGAGCAGATTTCCTGAGAGAGGCGCAGCCCTTACTGTAAGCGGTTCCTCGGGCTTATCTTTATCCAAACTGGGAGGCGTACCGTTCGTTCAGGAGGTGATCGCCTGTACAAAGGCGATAGGCGAGCTGATTCCAGAATGCGATACGGCGATTGAACTGGGGGGTGAGGACGCCAAGATCATCTATCTCCGAGGCGGCATTGAGCAGCGTATGAATACGGCTTGCGCGGGAGGAACGGGAGCATTTATTGATCAGATGGCATCACTGCTACAGACCGACCCAGCGGGCTTAAATGCATTGGCAGAGAAGCATGAGCGAATCTATCCTATCGCTTCACGCTGCGGTGTATTCGCCAAAAGCGATGTGCAGCCGCTATTAAACGAGGGGGCCCGCCGGGAGGACGTGGCGGCTTCAATCTTTCAGAGTATTGTTAATCAGACGATCAGCGGTCTCGCTTGCGGACGTCCGATTCGCGGACGGGTGGCTTTCCTTGGCGGACCGCTAACCTTCCTGCCAGCCCTGCGTCAGCGTTTTGCGGAGACGCTTGAACTTGCGGAGTCAGATATTCTTTTCCCCGAGCGGTCGCAGTATTTCGTAGCGATTGGATCAGCACTCTCTGAAGCGGATCCTACTATTTTGCCGCTTTCAGGCTGGATCGCGCGAATAGCGGCTGTGGATTTTACAGCGGATCGGGCAGCGGATGCTGAATTACCACCGCTGTTTGAGAACCCCGAAGAGCTTGCTGCGTTCCGTCAGCGCCATGGTAAAGCTTCTGCTGCCAGATCAGACCTGGCTGTGTATCGTGGCCCTTGTTATCTGGGGATCGATGCGGGGTCAACAACAACCAAACTCGTATTGACCGGCTCTGCTGACGAAATTCTACATACCTTTTATGGCAGCAACAAGGGGAATCCCTTGTATTCTGTCAGTGAGGCACTGAAGGAAATGTATCGGGTTCTACCGGAAGGCTGTTATATTGCAGGTTCTTATGTAACAGGTTATGGAGAGGGGTTAATCAAAGCCGCTTTATGGACGGACGGCGGTGAAGTGGAGACGGTTGCTCACTACAAGGCCGCATCTAAGTTCATGCCGGAGGTAGACTTTATTCTGGATATCGGCGGACAGGACATGAAATGCATCAAGATCCGCGGCGGTGCTATCGACAGTCTAATGCTCAATGAAGCCTGTTCGGCAGGCTGCGGCTCTTTTCTGGAGAGCTTTGCTTCTGCGCTCGGATTAGGTATCGAGGAGTTTGCGAAGTCAGCGCTGGAAGCAGTCAAACCTGTTAATTTGGGTTCCCGCTGTACGGTATTCATGAATTCTAAAGTGAAGCAGGTTCAGAAGGAAGGTGCGTCGCTGGCTGATCTTTCGGCAGGTCTTGCCTATTCCGTAATTAAGAATGCCCTGCAAAAAGTAATTAAAATTCGCAACCCTGAGGATTTAGGGCGGAATATTATTGTTCAGGGCGGCACCTTCTATAACGAAGCCGTATTGCGGGCCTATGAGCGCCTAACGGGGAGAACGGTAGTCAGACCGGATATTGCTGGCGTTATGGGAGCGTACGGTTGTGCACTGATTGCCCGTGAGCAAGCAGGGGCTGACGGAAAAAGTACACTGCTTGGACCGGAGGAAATAGCCAACTTTAAGTACGAGGTATCTTCAGGTCGCTGTGGCCGCTGTGGAAATAACTGTGCGTTAACGATCAGTCGGTTCCCGGACAAGAGCTTCTACGTTACAGGCAATCGCTGTGAACGTGGTGCAGGAGGCAGGAAAGAGAAGAATGTACTGCCAAATTTGATGCAGTATAAGTATGAACGCTTCTTTGACTATGAAGCATTACCTGAGGCAGGTGCAGCACGGGGCACTGTCGGTATTCCACGTACGATGAATATGTTCGAGAATTACCCGTTCTGGCACACTTTTTTCACCAAACTTGGCTACAGGGTAATTCTCTCTCCTAAATCAAGCAAGAAGCTCTATGAAAGTGGGATGGATACGATTCCTTCAGAATCGATCTGCTATCCTGCAAAGATGGCGCACGGACATGTGCAGAGCTTGATCGGTAAAGGCGTCGATTTTATTTTTTATCCTGCCGTAGTGTATGAGAAGAAGGAAGATGAAGCAGCGGATAATCATTTCAATTGTCCGGTGGTCGCCTCTTACCCTGAGGTCATTCGCAACAATATGGATGGCCTAAAGGATAATGGAATCACGCTGGTCAGTCCGTTTCTGACCTTCGACGATAGATCTGCGCTGACTAAGGGACTCGTGAAGACATTTACAGGGATTCCGAGAGAAGAGATTGCGAATGCTGTGCAGGCAGGACTTGCTGAAGCTGACCGCGCCAAAAGTGATGTGCGCACCAAAGGTGAAGAGACGCTTGCGTATCTTGCCAGCACTGGGAACAAGGGAATACTTCTCTGTGGTCACCCTTATCATGCGGATCCTGAAATTAATCACGGCATTGCAGATATGATTACCGGTATGGGACTCGCCGTGCTGACAGAAGATTCTGTCTGCCATCTGGACCGAAGTGAAGGGGATGTGGCGGTAGTTAATCAGTGGACCTATCATGCCCGAATGTACCGCGCAGCCCGTCTTGCCGCAGTCCGAACCGACCTGGAGCTTGTTCAATTGACTTCCTTCGGTTGTGGGATTGATGCGATCACCTGTGATGCCGTACAAGACATTATGGAAAGGCATAACAAGGTATATACGCTGATCAAAATCGATGAGATTAGTAACCTTGGCGCTGCGCGCATTCGGCTGCGTTCACTGCTGGCAGCGATGCGCGAACGGGAAAAAGGAAAGGTGCTGCCACAGAAGCCGCCTAAAATACAGGCTAATGTAGCATTCACGAAGGAAATGAAAGAAACGTACACGATCCTTGCGCCGCAGATGTCGCCCATTCATTTTGAATTGTTTGAACAGGTCTTCCGCGATGCGGGATACCGTCTCAAGATTCTTGAAACCACTGGGCCTGAAGAGACGGAAGAGGGCCTTAGATATGTTAACAATGATGCATGTTATCCCGCTATTGTAACGATAGGGCAGATTCTGTCGGCACTGAAGAGTGGGGACTATGATCCGAATCGTACCGCTGTAATCATGTCACAGACGGGCGGTGGCTGCCGGGCGACGAATTATATTTCTTTGCTCCGCAAAGCCCTAAAGGATTCAGACCTAGAACAGATTCCTGTGATTTCGCTGAATGCTTCTGGAATGGAGAACCAGCCAGGCTTCCGAATCAGTCTTAAGCTGGCAAATCGGCTGATCGCTGCGGCTTGCTATGGTGATCTAATGATGCGGTTGCTAAATCATTTTAGGCCGTATGAGGTCGTTCCAGAGAGTGCTGAGCGTTTATTCCGTAAGGGGATGGAGCGCTGTAAGGTCAGCCTAGTCAACTTCTCGTTCCGAGAATATAAACGTCTGATTCGTGAAATTGTAGCCGATTTTTGTAAGCTGCCCGTTACAGGTGCTACTAAACCAAGAGTAGGCATTGTTGGAGAGATCCTGATTAAATTTCATCCGGACGCCAACAACCGCATCATCGAGATGATTGAGGCGGAGGGTGGAGAAGCGGTAATGCCAGACTTCTTAGATTTCATCTTTTATTGCGTGTATAATCCGATCTACAAAGCCGAGCAATTCGGTAAAAGTAAACGGCTAGGATATATTAATCCGATGTTGATCTCCTATCTGGAGATTTATCGCAAGCCGATAAAGATAGCTCTTGAGGATGCCGGACTGGCTAAAGGACGGGAAAATATTTATGGTCTTGCTGAGAAGGCCAGCCGACTGGTATCCGTAGGAAATCAGATGGGTGAGGGGTGGTTCCTGACTGCAGAAATGATGGATCTGCTGGATAATGGTGTGAATAATATTGCTTGTATTCAACCGTTCGCCTGCTTGCCCAATCATATTACCGGGCGTGGGATGATTAAGGGCCTTAAGGAGTTGTATCCAGGTGCGAATATCGTCGCCATTGATTATGATGCTGGAGTTAGTGTAGTTAACCAAGCGAATCGAATCAAGCTGATGATGTCGATTGCTAGCAGTCATGAAGGGAATGCTGTGTCTGATTTAGAACCATCACTTAAACCGCTGCAGCAGCCCCTACTTGAAGGCTCCTACAGTTTGACCTGA